Proteins encoded together in one Dermacentor variabilis isolate Ectoservices chromosome 2, ASM5094787v1, whole genome shotgun sequence window:
- the LOC142571919 gene encoding zinc transporter ZIP1-like isoform X1, with the protein MAFQWSQVAAPLLLLFGTLLSGLLPIWLVKRLSMARWGDKAFAFLVCIGGGVLFATSFLHLLPEVREGFEKLTTDFPVTEGVVCVGFLAVYALEEIVHACLGHSHHPSDHGHSHRAAVMNCSHDAEQPPPPPPLPPTQENGVEDKQAFPADAVADDEPGPQRISLGSVLIVVALSFHSIFEGLSLGLQSTDQATWIMFLAISIHKFVIAFVVGFDMTASRMKARTILIYIAIFSVMSPLGALIGAVTKNRLEDSPVVAGLNGVATGTLLYVTFFEVLQRDKNSQLSGVLQLLAVLLGFCIMLTLVLVLPHD; encoded by the exons ATGGCATTTCAGTGGTCCCAAGTCGCGGCCCCGCTGTTGCTCTTGTTCGGAACGCTGCTGTCAGGGCTGCTTCCCATCTGGCTCGTCAAGAGACTTAGCATGGCGAGGTGGGGCGACAAGGCATTCGCGTTTCTCGTCTGCATCGGAGGCGGCGTACTGTTCGCCACAAGCTTCCTGCACCTTCTGCCCGAAGTGCGCGAAGGATTCGAGAAGTTGACGACCGACTTTCCCGTCACTGAAGGAGTCGTCTGTGTGGGCTTCCTCGCCGTCTACGCGCTGGAAGAGATCGTCCACGCCTGCCTAGGTCACAGCCATCACCCGTCCGACCACGGTCATTCACACAGAGCCGCTGTAATGAACTGCAG TCACGATGCGGAgcaaccaccaccaccgccgccgcttcCTCCGACGCAAGAGAACGGCGTGGAGGACAAGCAGGCCTTCCCTGCGGATGCGGTGGCCGACGACGAGCCCGGCCCGCAGCGCATCTCTCTCGGCAGCGTTCTGATCGTGGTGGCCCTCTCGTTTCACTCAATCTTCGAGGGCCTCTCGCTGGGCCTGCAGTCGACGGACCAGGCCACCTGGATCATGTTCCTCGCCATCTCCATCCACAAGTTCGTCATCGCGTTCGTCGTGGGCTTCGACATGACCGCGAGTCGCATGAAGGCGCGAACCATCCTCATCTACATTGCGATCTTCTCGGTCATGTCGCCGCTCGGCGCGCTCATTGGAGCCGTGACCAAGAACAGGCTCGAGGACTCGCCCGTGGTTGCCGGTCTCAATGGCGTAGCAACGGGCACCCTCTTGTACGTGACGTTCTTCGAGGTCCTGCAGAGGGACAAGAACAGCCAGTTGAGTGGCGTGCTGCAGCTGCTGGCCGTGCTTCTCGGTTTTTGTATCATGTTGACGCTAGTCCTGGTTTTACCTCACGATTGA